In Cryptomeria japonica chromosome 10, Sugi_1.0, whole genome shotgun sequence, a genomic segment contains:
- the LOC131859138 gene encoding F-box/kelch-repeat protein At5g43190-like produces MAKAILPVGNKMDEYTVMVVGMSSAGTVVVEAYNSTTKAWKVAGNIPVVVIRNENLFFFKDSLFGVTGSGGIMAYNIEQGITRVMAMPTADANTLWARLVCCKSGVFVVGVIEDNHCLKGIIMWELVFQKTAKEDYRWEEIGKMPSSVCEEFRRSSNSNWFECVGVGDKICFRANESMEILVYDVSKSSWNWLPKFPADLRYVSMRCLPLEIMPTTKFS; encoded by the coding sequence ATGGCCAAGGCAATTTTACCAGTAGGGAATAAGATGGACGAATATACAGTCATGGTGGTGGGCATGAGCAGCGCTGGTACAGTTGTAGTAGAAGCATATAATTCGACTACAAAGGCATGGAAAGTTGCAGGCAACATTCCTGTTGTGGTTATAAGAAACGAAAATTTGTTCTTCTTCAAGGATTCTTTGTTCGGTGTGACTGGCAGTGGGGGCATAATGGCCTACAATATTGAACAGGGGATCACCAGAGTTATGGCTATGCCCACAGCAGATGCCAACACTTTGTGGGCTCGGCTTGTTTGTTGTAAGAGTGGTGTGTTTGTAGTTGGGGTAATCGAGGATAATCACTGTTTGAAAGGCATAATTATGTGGGAGTTAGTTTTTCAGAAGACGGCAAAGGAGGATTATAGGTGGGAAGAGATTGGGAAAATGCCCAGCTCTGTGTGTGAGGAATTTAGGAGGAGCTCCAATTCAAATTGGTTTGAGTGCGTTGGAGTAGGAGATAAAATCTGTTTCAGAGCTAATGAGAGCATGGAGATACTTGTGTATGATGTGAGCAAAAGCTCTTGGAATTGGCTGCCCAAGTTTCCTGCAGATTTGAGATATGTGAGCATGAGATGCCTTCCATTGGAAATTATGCCAACTACTAAATTCTCTTAA